TGATCCCAATCCTTTCGGTTGCCACGTGCCGCGCCCGCTCACGGAGGTAGATAATCAATGCGAGCGTAACAACGGACAACATCCCGGCGCATATCGATCTCCCGCGACAGCGTAATAGTCTGGCGCCGGATCTGGCCGTTTGCAGTCAGGCAGCTTTTTGGTACCAATCGCATATGGCGGCGATCCGCCGCTCGCGCGTCAATCCGCCTGAGCCGAGTCCGATCGCAGAAAAAATCTCTTGAAAGTGATTTTCGGCTTCCTAGCTTTTTATTGCCGGGTGCCGAGACCGGGCCCGGTGGGTCAAATGAGAGCGCCGGCTCTCTCCGGCGTTTCTCACGCCCAAATTGCTCAACTTTGGAGGATTTGGAAAATGAGAAGCAGTTTTGATTTTGCGCCCTATCGGCGCTCCACGGTCGGCTTCGACCGCCTGTTCGATCTCCTCGAGACCGATTTGCGCGGCGACGGCGGCGAAGGCTATCCGCCTTTCGATCTTTCGCGGCAGGGCGAGGACAGTTACCGCATTACGCTTGCGGTCGCCGGCTTCCGCCCCGGGGATATCGAGGTGGTCGCCCAGCAGAACCAACTCATCATCAGCGGCAAGCGCGGCGAGGACAAGGACGAGGGGCAGTATCTGCACCGCGGCATTGCGGCCCGCGCCTTCGAACGGCGCTTCCAGCTTGCCGACTATGTCGAAGTCGCCTCCGCCGACTTCGATAATGGTTTGCTGAAAATCGATCTGCGGCGGGTCGTCCCCGAGGCAATGAAGCCGCGCAAGATCGAGATCGGCGGCAGTTCCCCTGCCAATGATCGCTTGGACGCCCCGAAGAAGAAAGACCTCGAGGCGGCCTGATCGGGGCACCGGCTCGCCGCCCGCAGCGGCGG
This window of the Sphingopyxis sp. CCNWLW2 genome carries:
- a CDS encoding Hsp20 family protein; translation: MRSSFDFAPYRRSTVGFDRLFDLLETDLRGDGGEGYPPFDLSRQGEDSYRITLAVAGFRPGDIEVVAQQNQLIISGKRGEDKDEGQYLHRGIAARAFERRFQLADYVEVASADFDNGLLKIDLRRVVPEAMKPRKIEIGGSSPANDRLDAPKKKDLEAA